From a single Microbacterium murale genomic region:
- a CDS encoding dihydrofolate reductase family protein, which yields MGRIVVVNFSSIDGVIQSPLSSDEDRDGGFDHGGWVPPLSDDVVDDFMQDATVRAAGMLLGRRSYETLRAAWAGADESVPAIAAMNRMPKYVVTSSPLESPWQNSHIVDGGLPGGVGELMARNDGDLVVFGSGTLVRSLAAHDLVDEYRILIFPLVIGAGKRMFDHESRTTQFRLSDSIISPSGVVILTYARARAL from the coding sequence ATGGGGCGAATAGTCGTCGTGAACTTCAGCAGCATCGACGGCGTCATCCAGTCGCCGCTGTCATCCGACGAGGACAGGGATGGCGGCTTTGATCACGGCGGCTGGGTGCCGCCCCTCAGCGACGACGTGGTCGACGACTTCATGCAAGACGCGACGGTTCGCGCGGCCGGGATGCTGCTGGGGCGCCGCTCTTACGAGACCCTTCGCGCCGCGTGGGCCGGGGCCGATGAATCCGTTCCGGCCATCGCCGCCATGAATCGGATGCCCAAGTACGTCGTGACTTCCTCGCCCCTCGAATCTCCGTGGCAGAACTCCCACATCGTCGACGGAGGTCTTCCCGGTGGCGTCGGCGAGCTCATGGCGCGCAACGACGGCGATCTCGTCGTCTTCGGCAGCGGAACTCTGGTCCGGTCTCTTGCGGCACATGACCTCGTCGACGAATATCGCATCCTGATCTTCCCCCTCGTCATCGGAGCGGGGAAACGGATGTTCGATCACGAAAGCCGGACGACTCAGTTTCGTCTCAGCGACAGCATCATCTCCCCGAGTGGCGTCGTCATCCTCACCTACGCCCGCGCTCGAGCACTCTGA
- a CDS encoding MDR family MFS transporter, whose translation MCASFVVVLNETIMGVALPTLMKELDIAASAAQWLTTAFLLTSAVVVPTTGFLLRRYTLRALFITAMSLFTVGTAIAAVSPELGALVSPSGGSHVFTVLLVARVIQASGSAILLPLLMTTVLAAVPAERRGSLMGLVSIVMSVAPAIGPTLSGLILATFDWRFLFVFVLPVSIGALVLGAVRVRNLTPTEPARLDVLSVVLSALAFGGLIYGLSSLGQVAEGTEVIPVWIPLAGGVLALGSFVWRQIALRNTERVLLDLRVFCLPSFTVSIVLIVAVMTALFGALIILPLYLQQVLEMDTFTTGLVMLPGGILMGALAPIVGRLYDRFGQQPLVLPGVITLSGALWWMTTLDASASIPLVVAMHCVLGIGFAFAFTPLVTAGLGDLPVHLYSHGTALLSTLQKVAGATGTALFIAVMTMGSSAATPGANAGAIVEAGTHAAFTAGALLSLASVAIASLATLTHWRRQSKERKIA comes from the coding sequence ATGTGTGCCTCGTTCGTGGTGGTGTTGAACGAGACCATCATGGGTGTGGCGCTGCCTACGCTGATGAAAGAGTTGGATATCGCTGCCAGCGCCGCCCAGTGGCTCACGACGGCATTCCTGCTCACGAGCGCCGTTGTGGTGCCCACCACTGGGTTCCTGCTCCGCAGGTACACCCTGCGTGCACTTTTCATTACTGCGATGTCGCTCTTCACTGTCGGCACCGCGATCGCGGCTGTCTCTCCGGAACTTGGCGCCCTCGTGTCGCCGAGTGGCGGATCGCACGTGTTCACGGTGCTCCTCGTAGCGCGGGTGATTCAGGCCTCTGGCTCCGCGATCCTGTTGCCGCTGCTGATGACGACGGTGCTCGCCGCGGTTCCCGCGGAGCGACGTGGAAGCCTCATGGGGCTCGTGTCGATCGTCATGTCCGTGGCTCCGGCAATCGGCCCGACCCTTTCTGGACTCATCCTCGCGACGTTCGACTGGCGATTCCTGTTCGTCTTCGTCCTGCCGGTCTCGATCGGCGCGCTCGTTCTCGGGGCGGTGCGTGTGCGAAACCTCACACCCACGGAACCCGCGCGGCTCGACGTACTCTCTGTCGTGTTGTCCGCGTTGGCTTTCGGTGGTCTCATCTACGGCTTGTCCAGCCTGGGTCAGGTGGCGGAAGGCACTGAGGTCATACCGGTCTGGATCCCGCTCGCCGGTGGCGTCCTCGCCCTGGGAAGTTTTGTGTGGCGCCAGATCGCTCTACGCAACACCGAGCGAGTCCTGCTCGATCTGCGCGTCTTCTGCCTGCCCTCATTCACCGTCTCGATCGTGCTGATCGTGGCCGTCATGACCGCGCTCTTCGGCGCTCTGATCATCCTCCCGCTGTACCTCCAACAGGTGCTCGAGATGGACACCTTCACGACTGGACTCGTGATGTTGCCCGGCGGCATTCTGATGGGGGCGCTCGCGCCCATCGTCGGCCGACTGTACGACCGGTTCGGGCAGCAACCGCTGGTCCTGCCCGGCGTCATTACACTCAGCGGCGCGCTGTGGTGGATGACGACGCTCGATGCGTCCGCATCCATTCCTCTCGTCGTCGCAATGCACTGTGTCCTCGGTATCGGATTTGCTTTCGCGTTCACACCATTGGTGACGGCGGGACTCGGCGATCTGCCTGTCCATCTCTACAGTCATGGCACAGCCCTCCTCTCCACCCTGCAGAAGGTCGCTGGCGCCACGGGCACCGCACTATTCATCGCCGTCATGACCATGGGATCGAGCGCCGCTACCCCCGGCGCCAATGCGGGGGCGATCGTCGAGGCCGGCACTCACGCAGCCTTCACCGCCGGAGCGCTGCTGTCCCTGGCCAGCGTCGCCATCGCAAGCCTCGCGACACTCACACATTGGCGCCGCCAATCCAAAGAAAGGAAGATCGCATGA
- a CDS encoding TetR family transcriptional regulator, which translates to MADVDLPAETLAEPARGAGLRERRHRRTARDIRDAALQLFESQGFAGTTVDQIAREAGVSPRTFFRYCASKEDALLLDEERAEEDILQAIARLQPGEDVLAALERSVEVIMARIEEVPLHRARTVRMRRVVDGEPALVAASLREESSRNGRLVAALSQSGATDPLHASAAVMVLSATMRLATDQWVRAAETGSARLVEHFRESQDAIRSVTARQPEAQ; encoded by the coding sequence ATGGCAGATGTGGACCTTCCCGCGGAAACGCTCGCGGAACCAGCGCGGGGTGCAGGGCTTCGAGAGCGTCGCCACCGGCGCACTGCGCGCGATATCCGTGACGCGGCGCTGCAGTTGTTCGAGAGCCAAGGGTTCGCAGGGACCACCGTGGATCAGATCGCCCGAGAAGCTGGAGTGTCGCCGCGAACCTTCTTCCGGTACTGCGCAAGCAAGGAGGATGCTCTCCTCCTCGACGAAGAACGTGCCGAGGAGGATATCCTCCAAGCGATCGCGCGGCTGCAACCCGGCGAAGACGTGCTCGCTGCCCTCGAGCGGAGCGTTGAAGTGATCATGGCGCGCATCGAAGAAGTGCCGCTGCACCGCGCGCGCACAGTGCGCATGCGCCGCGTCGTCGACGGCGAGCCGGCCCTTGTTGCCGCCAGTCTTCGCGAGGAATCCTCACGAAACGGACGCCTGGTGGCAGCTCTCTCACAATCTGGCGCAACAGATCCTCTACACGCGTCCGCAGCCGTCATGGTGCTCTCGGCGACCATGCGGCTCGCCACCGACCAGTGGGTGCGAGCCGCCGAGACCGGATCAGCGCGACTGGTGGAGCACTTCCGCGAGAGTCAGGACGCCATCCGCAGCGTCACCGCGAGGCAGCCGGAAGCTCAGTAA
- a CDS encoding ArsR/SmtB family transcription factor: protein MVAQRELSETETDRVFHALATATRRDILRRTINEEQSVSALAGDYDMSFAAVQKHVAVLEAAGLIIKRAEGRERLVRANPEMIARARALLARYEELWRARISRLDDLLSSEAPHQDSPTNSPKRGN from the coding sequence ATGGTTGCACAAAGAGAACTCAGCGAAACGGAGACCGACCGTGTGTTCCACGCACTGGCGACGGCGACCCGACGCGATATCCTGCGCCGCACGATCAACGAAGAGCAGTCCGTGTCGGCCCTCGCGGGCGACTACGACATGTCGTTCGCCGCGGTGCAGAAGCACGTCGCCGTCCTTGAGGCCGCGGGCCTCATCATCAAACGCGCCGAGGGACGCGAGCGGCTCGTCCGCGCGAATCCTGAGATGATCGCGCGCGCTCGGGCGCTGCTCGCCCGTTACGAAGAGCTGTGGCGGGCGCGCATCTCCCGCCTCGACGACCTCCTGTCATCCGAAGCCCCACATCAAGATTCACCGACGAATTCACCGAAGAGAGGGAATTGA
- a CDS encoding SRPBCC family protein, with product MPVTDISTNAEDRTMTVAADFAAPIERLWHAFTDPTQLERFWGPPGWPSTFSEFDFTVGGKALYYMTSPQGERSGGSWEFLKIDEPRGFEVIDAFVDAEDNPLDGFPSMRMTFSFESTSDGSRMVNTSHFDSPEALEQVVAMGAAEGSRMAMNQLDAVLQDLRDYAQGKGTRVELLDDTHVRITRLVDGPRELVWRAYNEEELMRQWMLGPDGWEMTECVVATAPGEKHRTSWAPVGDTEGEAFGFEGEVVLVDAPRRAVSTERMQGTEGPETLNDLNLYEEDGVTLVTLLIEYPDKETRDMILATGMAEGMEESYARLEREVLSPTRS from the coding sequence ATGCCTGTCACCGACATCAGCACCAATGCTGAAGACCGCACGATGACCGTCGCCGCCGACTTCGCTGCTCCGATCGAGCGGCTCTGGCACGCGTTCACCGACCCCACCCAGCTCGAGCGCTTCTGGGGTCCTCCCGGATGGCCGTCCACCTTCAGCGAGTTCGATTTCACGGTCGGCGGCAAGGCGCTTTACTACATGACCAGCCCGCAGGGCGAGCGGTCGGGCGGCTCCTGGGAGTTCCTGAAGATCGATGAACCTCGCGGCTTCGAGGTCATCGACGCCTTCGTCGACGCCGAGGACAACCCGCTCGACGGCTTTCCCTCGATGCGGATGACGTTCTCCTTCGAGTCGACGAGTGATGGCAGTCGAATGGTCAACACCAGCCACTTCGATTCGCCCGAGGCGCTCGAGCAGGTCGTGGCGATGGGTGCGGCCGAGGGCTCGCGCATGGCGATGAACCAGTTGGATGCCGTGCTGCAAGACCTGCGCGACTACGCGCAGGGCAAGGGCACCCGCGTCGAGCTGCTCGACGACACCCATGTGCGGATCACCCGCCTGGTGGACGGTCCTCGTGAGCTCGTCTGGCGCGCCTATAACGAGGAAGAACTCATGCGGCAGTGGATGCTCGGCCCCGACGGGTGGGAGATGACCGAATGCGTCGTCGCCACGGCTCCCGGTGAGAAGCACCGCACCTCGTGGGCGCCCGTCGGCGACACCGAGGGCGAGGCATTCGGCTTCGAGGGCGAGGTCGTGCTGGTCGACGCTCCACGTCGGGCCGTGTCGACCGAGCGGATGCAGGGCACAGAGGGTCCCGAAACGCTCAACGACCTCAACCTCTACGAGGAAGACGGAGTCACCCTCGTCACACTGCTCATCGAGTACCCCGACAAGGAGACGCGCGACATGATCCTCGCCACCGGCATGGCCGAAGGCATGGAGGAGTCGTACGCACGCCTCGAGCGCGAGGTGCTCAGCCCGACGCGTTCATAA
- a CDS encoding DoxX family protein: MASPARTTARILLGSFLVFAGVSHLTFGRREFQAQVPEFVPLDPDTTVVASGAVEIGLGTALLFARRRRGLVGVITALFFIAVFPGNVSQWTHHRDGFGLDTEIKRFVRLFFQPVLVWLAWWSTRRSRS, from the coding sequence ATGGCTTCCCCCGCACGCACCACCGCTCGCATCCTGCTCGGCTCGTTCCTCGTGTTCGCCGGCGTCTCGCATCTGACTTTCGGCCGTCGCGAGTTCCAGGCACAGGTTCCGGAGTTCGTGCCACTCGATCCTGACACCACGGTCGTGGCATCCGGCGCGGTCGAGATCGGGCTGGGAACGGCGCTCCTGTTCGCGCGGCGTCGACGCGGTCTGGTCGGAGTCATCACGGCGCTGTTCTTCATCGCTGTGTTTCCCGGCAACGTGTCGCAGTGGACGCATCACCGCGACGGATTCGGGCTCGATACCGAGATCAAACGCTTCGTGCGGCTGTTCTTCCAGCCGGTCCTCGTCTGGCTGGCGTGGTGGTCGACTCGCCGTTCGCGGTCGTGA
- a CDS encoding bifunctional sugar phosphate isomerase/epimerase/4-hydroxyphenylpyruvate dioxygenase family protein, producing MHTSIASVCLSGGLVDKLHACAEAGFDGVEIMDADLIAAPESPEEIRALCERLGLRIEMFQPFRDAEGVSDEVFADTLRRAEAKFEVMNRLGTDLMLVCSNVGTATIDDDDVAACQLGELADRAAVHGIRLAYEALAWGRFVDDYRRTWSIVQRADRPNLGICLDSFHILSRGHDPAGIEEIPAEKIFFLQLADAPALDMDVLSWSRHHRLFPGEGSFDLVDFMTHVVRAGYTGPWSLEVFNDTFRQTDTVRTAAHAQRSLVWLADRTAAANGWDDGRLGAAQPVSALDFVEVAGADLAEVDELLAQLGFAFEGRHRSKPVRLWSAGSARVILNEQVRHDEPRLSGIGLQVPDAEAAVDRAIALGSQNIFRRTYEGEQDLRGVAAPDGTQVFWSSLPAEESWLQEFDGGTVATDGLVGEVDHINLAYAWQDFDEAVLFMSSALSLRAEAPSDVPGPRGLIRSQVMRTPDGIVRVPINLAPPTAQPPARHIAVRTDDVFAAARRAKERGIDHLRIPVNYYDDLSARFGLSEELLSSLRELDLLYDRDAEGEFIHFYTRTIGDVFFEVVERRGEYDGYGGANAPIRLAAQRAMGH from the coding sequence ATGCACACCTCAATCGCTTCCGTCTGCCTGTCCGGAGGACTGGTCGACAAACTCCACGCCTGCGCTGAAGCAGGCTTCGACGGTGTCGAGATCATGGATGCCGACCTCATCGCCGCACCCGAGTCTCCCGAGGAGATTCGGGCGCTGTGCGAGCGGCTCGGACTGCGGATCGAGATGTTCCAGCCGTTCCGCGATGCCGAGGGCGTCTCCGACGAGGTGTTCGCGGACACGCTGCGGCGCGCCGAGGCGAAGTTCGAGGTCATGAACCGCCTTGGCACCGACCTGATGCTGGTGTGCAGCAATGTCGGAACAGCCACGATCGACGACGACGACGTGGCCGCGTGTCAGCTGGGCGAGCTTGCGGACAGGGCAGCGGTGCACGGCATCCGCCTGGCATACGAAGCGCTCGCGTGGGGACGCTTCGTGGATGACTATCGGCGCACGTGGTCGATCGTGCAGCGTGCGGATCGGCCGAACCTTGGGATCTGCCTCGACAGCTTCCACATCCTCTCGCGCGGACACGACCCGGCCGGCATCGAGGAGATCCCCGCCGAGAAGATCTTCTTCCTGCAGCTGGCCGACGCTCCCGCGCTCGATATGGATGTGCTGTCGTGGAGCCGCCATCACCGACTGTTCCCCGGCGAGGGGTCGTTCGATCTGGTGGACTTCATGACTCATGTGGTGCGAGCCGGGTACACCGGGCCGTGGTCGCTGGAGGTGTTCAACGACACGTTCCGTCAGACCGATACAGTGCGGACGGCCGCACATGCCCAGCGTTCGCTGGTGTGGCTGGCTGATCGTACGGCGGCCGCGAACGGATGGGATGACGGACGCCTCGGTGCCGCTCAGCCGGTCTCGGCACTCGATTTCGTGGAGGTCGCCGGCGCTGATCTCGCCGAGGTCGACGAACTGCTCGCGCAGTTGGGGTTCGCGTTCGAGGGAAGGCACCGCAGCAAGCCGGTACGCCTGTGGAGTGCGGGTTCCGCACGCGTGATCCTCAACGAGCAGGTGCGCCACGACGAGCCACGCCTGTCGGGAATCGGCCTGCAGGTTCCCGATGCTGAGGCCGCAGTCGATCGCGCGATCGCGCTGGGCTCGCAGAACATATTCCGCAGAACGTATGAAGGCGAGCAGGATCTCCGCGGCGTCGCGGCGCCGGACGGGACGCAGGTGTTCTGGAGCTCTCTGCCGGCCGAGGAGTCATGGCTGCAGGAGTTCGACGGGGGCACCGTTGCCACGGACGGCCTGGTAGGCGAGGTCGATCACATCAACCTCGCGTACGCATGGCAGGACTTCGACGAGGCTGTGCTGTTCATGTCGAGCGCGCTGTCGCTGCGTGCGGAGGCCCCGTCGGACGTGCCCGGTCCTCGTGGCCTGATCCGCAGTCAGGTCATGCGCACTCCGGACGGCATCGTTCGCGTGCCGATCAATCTCGCCCCTCCCACAGCGCAGCCGCCGGCCCGGCACATCGCGGTGCGCACGGATGACGTGTTCGCGGCCGCGCGTCGGGCGAAGGAGCGCGGTATCGATCACCTGCGGATCCCCGTGAACTACTACGACGACCTGTCGGCGCGGTTCGGCCTCTCGGAAGAGCTGCTCTCGTCGCTGCGCGAACTCGATCTGCTGTACGACCGTGATGCAGAGGGCGAGTTCATCCACTTCTACACGCGGACGATCGGCGACGTCTTCTTCGAGGTCGTCGAGCGGCGCGGCGAGTACGACGGATACGGCGGCGCGAACGCGCCGATCCGACTGGCGGCGCAGCGGGCGATGGGGCACTGA
- a CDS encoding TRAP transporter small permease, giving the protein MTPLEQPPTTGILRRVARIITVIELTIGAVAVLMILVLVFYQALQRYLPFESLAWTGELARFALLWATFAAMGLLVTSRGHIALELVDSIRNPMTVSFIQVFALLVVAAAAIGLSLEAWALISTQGIVKSPVLRIPMSWVYVPVFIGTISTTVRALISAGDVALHGPKAADIEDDQVEVAGL; this is encoded by the coding sequence GTGACCCCACTAGAGCAACCTCCCACCACCGGCATCCTGCGTCGAGTGGCCCGCATCATCACCGTGATCGAGCTCACCATCGGCGCGGTCGCCGTGCTGATGATCCTCGTCCTGGTCTTCTACCAGGCGCTGCAGCGCTACCTGCCGTTCGAAAGCCTGGCGTGGACCGGCGAACTCGCCCGCTTCGCGCTGCTGTGGGCGACCTTCGCGGCCATGGGCCTGCTGGTCACGAGCCGTGGCCACATCGCGCTGGAGCTCGTCGACTCGATCCGCAACCCGATGACCGTGAGCTTCATTCAGGTGTTCGCGCTGCTGGTCGTGGCGGCAGCTGCAATCGGTCTGTCGCTCGAAGCATGGGCGCTCATCTCGACTCAGGGCATCGTGAAGTCCCCGGTGCTGCGCATCCCGATGTCGTGGGTCTACGTCCCGGTGTTCATCGGCACGATCAGCACGACAGTGCGCGCGCTCATCTCTGCCGGCGACGTCGCCCTTCACGGGCCGAAAGCCGCTGATATCGAAGACGACCAGGTCGAGGTGGCAGGACTGTGA
- a CDS encoding TRAP transporter large permease: MTLLLLALAIALLLALRVPVPFAFLGPSLVYMAVEGQSLGMALRTVTNAASSFPLLAVPLFIFLGALANHAGIADRLFRFAQAGLANIRGNLGYVTVGTSVGFAWMSGSAVADAAALGKVQIPAMIRAGYGRRFATGISATSALIAPVMPPSIPAVIYAGLAAVSTGALFAASVIPALLMAIGLCIVVWVLVKRMPNVKKGKFDRAEFVDSTKGVILPLVAPIIILGGILGGLFTPTEAAAVGVVYIIIVGLLQRSLSIKSFIKALTETVTTTASIMIIVASASLLGYILAKERLPQMLTELVFAISDSPTVFLILVAVLMLILGTVIDATAILVLTVPIILPIGNQIGVDPIVLGVLMILSLMIGLLTPPVGTVLFVTAAVSKTRIGEVFRGSLPFIIPLLVICVLIIAFPSAVMWLPGVLGL; the protein is encoded by the coding sequence GTGACTCTTCTTCTCCTCGCCCTCGCGATCGCCCTCCTGCTGGCACTGCGCGTGCCTGTGCCCTTCGCCTTCCTCGGTCCGTCGCTGGTCTACATGGCCGTCGAGGGGCAGTCGCTCGGCATGGCGCTGCGCACCGTCACCAACGCGGCCAGCAGCTTCCCGCTGCTCGCCGTGCCGCTGTTCATCTTCCTCGGTGCACTCGCCAACCACGCCGGCATCGCCGATCGCCTCTTCCGTTTCGCGCAGGCCGGGCTCGCCAACATCCGCGGCAACCTCGGATACGTGACGGTCGGCACCAGCGTCGGCTTCGCCTGGATGAGCGGATCCGCCGTCGCGGATGCCGCGGCCCTCGGCAAGGTGCAGATCCCTGCCATGATCCGCGCCGGCTACGGCCGCCGGTTCGCCACCGGAATCTCCGCGACCTCCGCTCTCATCGCCCCGGTCATGCCGCCGAGCATTCCCGCGGTGATCTACGCCGGACTAGCCGCCGTCTCCACCGGCGCGCTGTTCGCAGCATCCGTCATCCCCGCCCTGCTCATGGCCATCGGTCTCTGCATCGTGGTCTGGGTGCTCGTGAAGCGAATGCCGAACGTCAAGAAGGGCAAGTTCGACCGCGCCGAGTTCGTCGACTCGACGAAGGGTGTCATCCTGCCGCTCGTCGCGCCGATCATCATCCTCGGCGGCATCCTCGGCGGACTCTTCACCCCCACCGAGGCTGCAGCGGTCGGCGTCGTCTACATCATCATCGTGGGTCTGCTCCAACGCTCGCTCAGCATCAAGAGCTTCATCAAGGCACTCACCGAGACCGTGACGACGACCGCCTCGATCATGATCATCGTCGCCTCGGCGTCGCTGCTCGGGTACATCCTCGCCAAGGAGCGCCTGCCGCAGATGCTCACCGAGCTGGTGTTCGCGATCAGCGACAGCCCGACCGTCTTCCTCATCCTCGTAGCCGTGCTCATGCTCATTCTCGGCACCGTGATCGACGCGACCGCGATCCTCGTGCTGACCGTGCCGATCATCCTGCCGATCGGCAACCAGATCGGAGTCGATCCGATCGTGCTCGGCGTGCTCATGATCCTCTCGCTCATGATCGGCCTGCTCACCCCGCCGGTCGGCACGGTGCTGTTCGTGACAGCTGCGGTGTCGAAGACGCGCATCGGTGAAGTGTTCCGCGGCTCGTTGCCGTTCATCATCCCGTTGCTCGTGATCTGCGTGCTCATCATCGCGTTCCCGAGTGCCGTGATGTGGCTGCCGGGGGTGCTGGGCCTGTGA
- a CDS encoding shikimate dehydrogenase gives MTVSDAALVSRRPAVLIGLIGEGVTPSLTPPMHEFEGARHGMHYVYRTIDLAADEGTTESLRALLASARRLGFNGMNITHPVKQAIIPLLDDLSDSARAVGAVNTVVFTDAGTIGHNTDVTGFAAALEDAFGDAPLRRVVLFGTGGAGSAVATALAQYPIGELILIDQVRERAEALAEQIVGLGGAAASAAGIDDLPALIPGADLIVNATPVGMAAHPGTPFDVTLLPGGIRVADIVYRPADTALLQAARARGIRTMSGLGMAMHQAADAFEIFTGESADRQAMLADLDDLVAAEAAKAARTTPATPAPVREAPERGEHS, from the coding sequence GTGACCGTCTCCGATGCTGCGCTCGTCTCGCGCCGTCCGGCCGTGCTGATCGGCCTGATCGGCGAGGGCGTCACGCCGTCGCTGACGCCGCCGATGCACGAGTTCGAGGGTGCAAGGCACGGGATGCACTACGTGTATCGCACGATCGATCTCGCTGCGGATGAGGGCACGACCGAGTCGTTGCGCGCACTGCTCGCCTCCGCGCGTCGCCTCGGATTCAACGGCATGAACATCACGCACCCTGTCAAGCAGGCGATCATCCCGTTGCTCGACGACCTGAGCGACAGTGCGCGCGCGGTCGGTGCGGTGAACACAGTCGTGTTCACGGATGCCGGAACCATCGGTCACAACACAGACGTGACAGGCTTCGCGGCCGCTCTGGAAGACGCCTTCGGCGACGCGCCGCTGCGTCGCGTCGTACTGTTCGGCACCGGCGGGGCCGGCTCGGCCGTCGCGACGGCGTTGGCGCAGTATCCGATCGGCGAACTCATCCTCATCGATCAGGTGCGAGAACGGGCGGAGGCGCTCGCGGAACAGATCGTGGGGCTCGGCGGAGCAGCGGCCAGCGCGGCCGGCATCGACGATCTGCCCGCACTCATCCCCGGCGCCGACCTGATCGTCAACGCGACGCCGGTCGGCATGGCCGCCCACCCCGGCACGCCGTTCGACGTGACGCTGCTGCCCGGCGGCATCCGCGTCGCAGACATCGTGTACCGCCCGGCGGACACAGCATTGCTGCAGGCGGCTCGCGCCCGCGGCATCCGCACCATGTCGGGGCTCGGCATGGCCATGCACCAGGCCGCCGACGCCTTCGAGATCTTCACCGGAGAGAGCGCCGACCGCCAGGCCATGCTCGCCGACCTCGACGACCTGGTCGCCGCCGAAGCGGCCAAGGCCGCACGCACGACCCCTGCCACCCCGGCACCAGTAAGAGAAGCACCAGAAAGAGGAGAACACTCATGA
- a CDS encoding DctP family TRAP transporter solute-binding subunit, translating to MNARRTRRTMWLALAAAPAMMLVACSSGGTDAPSDGGDAGSTQKLTLAHSYNEDQPQHRCGAQVIADEVNAADVGLEIEIFPSSQLGGDADRIASVASGDIDIDIQGASALGAVYEPISVLDAAYAFDDADHLAAFMASDASDTVTEAFEEEAGVHTLGAWSAGARQFTANAAIRSPEDLEGLRMRFPGSPQFLMNAKALGAEATEVAYEELYLALQQGTVDGQENPITNIVATNLKEVQDYVSLSSHQLNTNLVIMGPIWGELSDEQQDALTAATEKAVAEVTSCVAEDEETVLEEWRTGGEWEVIEDVDRDAFSEKAEEYLSSTLTGDSLAVYEAIRSTSE from the coding sequence ATGAATGCACGACGCACTCGGCGAACGATGTGGCTCGCCTTGGCTGCGGCACCGGCAATGATGCTGGTCGCCTGCTCGAGCGGAGGAACGGACGCGCCGTCCGACGGCGGGGACGCCGGCTCCACTCAGAAGCTCACGCTCGCCCACAGTTACAACGAGGACCAGCCGCAGCACCGCTGCGGTGCCCAGGTCATCGCGGATGAGGTGAATGCTGCGGATGTGGGCCTGGAGATCGAGATCTTCCCCTCCAGCCAGCTCGGTGGCGACGCCGACCGCATCGCCTCCGTCGCATCCGGCGACATCGACATCGACATCCAGGGCGCATCGGCGCTCGGAGCGGTCTACGAGCCGATCAGCGTGCTCGACGCCGCCTACGCGTTCGATGACGCCGACCACCTCGCCGCGTTCATGGCGAGCGACGCCTCAGACACCGTCACCGAGGCCTTCGAAGAGGAAGCAGGCGTGCACACGCTCGGCGCATGGTCGGCCGGTGCCCGCCAGTTCACCGCGAACGCCGCGATCCGGAGCCCGGAGGATCTCGAGGGTCTGCGCATGCGATTCCCCGGATCGCCGCAGTTCCTCATGAACGCCAAGGCGCTCGGGGCGGAGGCGACCGAGGTCGCGTACGAGGAGCTCTACCTCGCCCTGCAGCAGGGCACGGTCGACGGCCAGGAGAACCCGATCACGAACATCGTGGCCACGAACCTCAAAGAGGTGCAGGACTACGTCAGCCTGAGCTCGCACCAGCTGAACACCAACCTCGTCATCATGGGGCCGATCTGGGGTGAGCTCAGCGATGAGCAGCAGGACGCCCTGACCGCCGCGACGGAGAAGGCGGTCGCCGAGGTCACCAGCTGCGTCGCCGAAGACGAGGAGACGGTCCTCGAGGAGTGGCGCACCGGCGGCGAATGGGAGGTCATCGAAGACGTCGATCGCGACGCGTTCAGCGAAAAGGCGGAGGAGTACCTCTCCAGCACCCTCACCGGCGACTCGCTCGCCGTGTACGAGGCCATCCGCTCGACCTCGGAGTGA